Proteins encoded in a region of the Falco rusticolus isolate bFalRus1 chromosome 12, bFalRus1.pri, whole genome shotgun sequence genome:
- the GZF1 gene encoding GDNF-inducible zinc finger protein 1 — translation MESNAVLLESKSSPINLLNEMHQLRLLGHLCDVTVSVEYQGVRAEFVAHKAVLAATSKFFKEVFLNEKGMDGPRTNVFLNEVQVADFASFLEFVYTAKVEVEEDRVQRMLEIAEKLKCLDLSETCFQLKKQMLESVLLELQNFSESQNSEEESTAQPSILLESKGAAVAEADQADCPLDPPDSPVDRPSNAASPEMPVTKSKEKTDKKKEMMKPPYAKIRRASGRLAGRKIFVEIPKKKYTRRLREQQKNAEVAVEENKYPQDQDMCDMEREEEQAENSIKPESEECDGNFELEENLKKSEEDKKKRGSNFKCSTCEKEFLYEKSFLKHIKHSHGIAAEIIYRCETCSQTFANRCNLKSHQRHVHSSERHFPCELCGKKFKRKKDVKRHILQVHEGGGERHQCQQCGKGLSSKTALRLHERTHTGDKPYGCTECEAKFSQPSALKTHMRIHTGEKPFVCDECGARFTQNHMLIYHKRCHTGERPFMCETCGKSFASKEYLKHHNRIHTGSKPFKCEVCFRTFAQRNSLYQHIKVHTGERPYCCDQCGKQFTQLNALQRHHRIHTGEKPFMCNACGRTFTDKSTLRRHTSIHDKNTPWKSFLVIVEGASKNDEGHKTELPDEEYDVSPKIPEKLLSFSENSHYQNLTAVAGSVTALHDSSSTTGTDCKSDGTPGPQEALIATTLSELTVLQTQTDAMQPQLHALVNME, via the exons atggaaagTAATGCAGTTTTATTGGAATCCAAGTCCTCCCCTATCAACCTGCTGAATGAAATGCATCAGCTGCGTCTCCTGGGCCACCTCTGCGATGTGACAGTCAGCGTGGAATATCAAGGCGTCAGGGCAGAGTTTGTTGCTCACAAGGCCGTATTGGCAGCAACAAGCAAATTTTTCAAGGAGGTGTTCCTTAATGAGAAGGGCATGGATGGCCCAAGGACCAACGTGTTCCTGAACGAGGTCCAGGTTGCCGATTTTGCTTCGTTTCTTGAGTTTGTGTATACTGCTAAGGTAGAAGTGGAAGAAGACAGAGTGCAGCGTATGCTGGAAATAGCCGAAAAGCTGAAGTGTTTGGACCTCTCAGAAACCTGCTTTCAGTTGAAGAAGCAGATGCTTGAGTCAGTGCTGTTGGAGTTGCAAAACttctcagaatcacagaactCCGAGGAAGAGAGCACGGCCCAGCCAAGCATTTTGCTCGAGTCCAaaggagctgctgtggcagaagCAGACCAGGCAGACTGTCCTCTGGATCCTCCAGATTCGCCAGTAGACAGGCCCAGCAACGCAGCATCTCCTGAGATGCCAGTTACcaaatcaaaagagaaaacagacaaaaagaaggaaatgatgAAGCCTCCTTATGCCAAAATCAGAAGGGCGAGTGGGAGACTAGCTgggaggaaaatatttgtggaaaTCCCAAAGAAGAAATACACAAGGCGGCTgagagagcagcagaagaaTGCAGAGGTTGctgttgaagaaaacaaatatccTCAAGATCAGGATATGTGTGAcatggagagagaggaggagcaAGCGGAGAACAGCATCAAACCTGAAAGCGAAGAATGCGATGGCAACTTTGAATtggaagaaaacctgaaaaaatctgaagaggATAAAAAGAAACGAGGCAGTAACTTCAAGTGCAGCACATGCGAGAAGGAATTCCTCTATGAGAAAAGTTTTCTCAAGCACATAAAGCACAGCCACGGCATTGCAGCTGAAATCATTTATCGGTGTGAAACCTGCAGTCAGACCTTTGCCAACCGGTGCAACCTAAAAAGCCATCAGCGCCATGTCCACAGCAGTGAGCGCCACTTCCCTTGTGAGCTCTGCGGTAAGAAGTTCAAGAGGAAGAAGGACGTCAAGAGGCACATTCTCCAGGTTCATGAGGGTGGTGGGGAGCGTCATCAGTGCCAACAGTGTGGAAAGGGGTTGAGCTCCAAAACTGCCTTGAGGCTCCATGAAAGGACGCATACAGGCGACAAGCCTTATGGGTGCACAGAGTGTGAGGCTAAATTTTCTCAGCCTTCTGCACTTAAAACACACATGAG AATCCATACTGGTGAAAAACCTTTTGTCTGTGATGAATGTGGTGCCAGGTTCACGCAGAATCACATGCTTATATATCACAAACGATGTCACACAG GGGAAAGGCCTTTCATGTGCGAAACGTGCGGGAAGAGCTTTGCCTCTAAGGAGTACCTGAAACACCATAACAGAATCCATACGGGATCCAAACCATTCAAATGTGAAGTTTGCTTCAGAACGTTTGCACAGAGGAACTCGCTGTACCAACATATAAAAGTTCACACAG GTGAGCGACCCTACTGCTGTGACCAGTGCGGTAAGCAGTTCACGCAGCTGAATGCGCTGCAGCGTCACCATCGCATACACACTGGGGAGAAGCCGTTCATGTGCAATGCCTGCGGGCGAACTTTCACCGACAAGTCCACCCTCCGGCGGCACACTTCG atacaTGATAAAAACACACCCTGGAAGTCCTTCCTTGTCATTGTCGAAGGAGCATCTAAGAATGATGAAGGTCACAAAACAGAGCTTCCCGATGAAGAATATGATGTGTCACCTAAAATACCCGAGAAGCTGCTGTCTTTCTCCGAGAACAGCCACTATCAAAACTTGACTGCCGTTGCGGGGAGCGTGACTGCACTGCACGACAGCAGTTCTACCACGGGAACAGACTGTAAGTCAGACGGGACTCCAGGGCCACAGGAGGCCCTTATAGCCACCACTCTAAGTGAGCTGACAGTGCTGCAGACACAGACAGATGCTATGCAGCCACAGCTTCATGCTCTGGTGAATATGGAATAA
- the NAPB gene encoding beta-soluble NSF attachment protein isoform X3: protein MDSTGKEREAVQLMAEAEKRVKGSHSFLRGLFGGNTRVEEACEMYTRAANMFKIAKNWSAAGNAFCQAAKLHMQLQSKHDSATSFVDAGNAYKKADPQEAINCLNAAIDIYTDMGRFTIAAKHHITIAEIYEAELVDIEKAIAHYEQAADYYKGEESNSSANKCLLKVAAYAAQLEQYQKAIEIYEQVGTNTMDNPLLKYSAKEYFFKAALCHFIVDELNAKLALEKYEEMFPAFTDSRECKLLKVKTAGSPRGAELRGVHRGS from the exons ATGGACAGCACGGGGAAGGAGCGGGAGGCCGTGCAGCTGATGGCGGAGGCCGAGAAGCGGGTGAAGGGCTCGCACTCCTTCCTGCGGGGGCTCTTCGG GGGCAACACCAGGGTGGAGGAAGCCTGCGAGATGTACACCAGGGCTGCCAACATGTTCAAGATTGCCAAAAACTGGAGTG ctgcaggaaaTGCGTTTTGTCAGGCGGCCAAGCTGCACATGCAGCTGCAGAGTAAACACGACTCGGCCACCAGCTTCGTGGACGCTGGGAACGCCTACAAAAAAGCAGATCCACAAG AGGCCATCAACTGCTTAAATGCAGCTATCGATATCTACACTGACATG GGGCGATTCACGATCGCTGCCAAGCACCACATCACCATTGCGGAGATCTATGAGGCCGAGCTGGTAGACATTGAAAAG GCGATCGCACACTACGAGCAGGCTGCGGACTATTACAAAGGAGAGGAGTCTAACAG CTCAGCCAACAAGTGTCTGCTGAAGGTGGCTGCCTATGCCGCGCAGCTGGAGCAGTACCAGAAGGCAATAGAAATCTACGAGCAG GTCGGAACAAACACGATGGATAATCCTTTGCTTAAGTATAGCGCGAAGGAGTATTTCTTCAAAGCCGCCCTGTGCCACTTCATCGTGGATGAGCTGAACGCGAAG CTCGCACTTGAGAAATACGAAGAAATGTTCCCAGCGTTCACAGATTCACGGGAATGCAAGCTATTGAAAGTGA AAACTGCTGGAAGCCCACGAGGAGCAGAACTGCGAGGCGTACACCGAGGCA GTTAA
- the NAPB gene encoding beta-soluble NSF attachment protein isoform X1, giving the protein MDSTGKEREAVQLMAEAEKRVKGSHSFLRGLFGGNTRVEEACEMYTRAANMFKIAKNWSAAGNAFCQAAKLHMQLQSKHDSATSFVDAGNAYKKADPQEAINCLNAAIDIYTDMGRFTIAAKHHITIAEIYEAELVDIEKAIAHYEQAADYYKGEESNSSANKCLLKVAAYAAQLEQYQKAIEIYEQVGTNTMDNPLLKYSAKEYFFKAALCHFIVDELNAKLALEKYEEMFPAFTDSRECKLLKKLLEAHEEQNCEAYTEAVKEFDSISRLDQWLTTMLLRIKKSIQGEGDGDLK; this is encoded by the exons ATGGACAGCACGGGGAAGGAGCGGGAGGCCGTGCAGCTGATGGCGGAGGCCGAGAAGCGGGTGAAGGGCTCGCACTCCTTCCTGCGGGGGCTCTTCGG GGGCAACACCAGGGTGGAGGAAGCCTGCGAGATGTACACCAGGGCTGCCAACATGTTCAAGATTGCCAAAAACTGGAGTG ctgcaggaaaTGCGTTTTGTCAGGCGGCCAAGCTGCACATGCAGCTGCAGAGTAAACACGACTCGGCCACCAGCTTCGTGGACGCTGGGAACGCCTACAAAAAAGCAGATCCACAAG AGGCCATCAACTGCTTAAATGCAGCTATCGATATCTACACTGACATG GGGCGATTCACGATCGCTGCCAAGCACCACATCACCATTGCGGAGATCTATGAGGCCGAGCTGGTAGACATTGAAAAG GCGATCGCACACTACGAGCAGGCTGCGGACTATTACAAAGGAGAGGAGTCTAACAG CTCAGCCAACAAGTGTCTGCTGAAGGTGGCTGCCTATGCCGCGCAGCTGGAGCAGTACCAGAAGGCAATAGAAATCTACGAGCAG GTCGGAACAAACACGATGGATAATCCTTTGCTTAAGTATAGCGCGAAGGAGTATTTCTTCAAAGCCGCCCTGTGCCACTTCATCGTGGATGAGCTGAACGCGAAG CTCGCACTTGAGAAATACGAAGAAATGTTCCCAGCGTTCACAGATTCACGGGAATGCAAGCTATTGAAA AAACTGCTGGAAGCCCACGAGGAGCAGAACTGCGAGGCGTACACCGAGGCA GTTAAAGAATTTGATTCAATATCGCGGTTGGATCAGTGGCTTACAACCATGTTGCTTCGCATCAAGAAGTCAATCCAAGGAGAAGGGGACGGGGACCTGAAGTGA
- the NAPB gene encoding beta-soluble NSF attachment protein isoform X2, with protein MDSTGKEREAVQLMAEAEKRVKGSHSFLRGLFGGNTRVEEACEMYTRAANMFKIAKNWSAAGNAFCQAAKLHMQLQSKHDSATSFVDAGNAYKKADPQEAINCLNAAIDIYTDMGRFTIAAKHHITIAEIYEAELVDIEKAIAHYEQAADYYKGEESNSSANKCLLKVAAYAAQLEQYQKAIEIYEQVRTCTMDNPLLKYSAKEYFFKAALCHFIVDELNAKLALEKYEEMFPAFTDSRECKLLKKLLEAHEEQNCEAYTEAVKEFDSISRLDQWLTTMLLRIKKSIQGEGDGDLK; from the exons ATGGACAGCACGGGGAAGGAGCGGGAGGCCGTGCAGCTGATGGCGGAGGCCGAGAAGCGGGTGAAGGGCTCGCACTCCTTCCTGCGGGGGCTCTTCGG GGGCAACACCAGGGTGGAGGAAGCCTGCGAGATGTACACCAGGGCTGCCAACATGTTCAAGATTGCCAAAAACTGGAGTG ctgcaggaaaTGCGTTTTGTCAGGCGGCCAAGCTGCACATGCAGCTGCAGAGTAAACACGACTCGGCCACCAGCTTCGTGGACGCTGGGAACGCCTACAAAAAAGCAGATCCACAAG AGGCCATCAACTGCTTAAATGCAGCTATCGATATCTACACTGACATG GGGCGATTCACGATCGCTGCCAAGCACCACATCACCATTGCGGAGATCTATGAGGCCGAGCTGGTAGACATTGAAAAG GCGATCGCACACTACGAGCAGGCTGCGGACTATTACAAAGGAGAGGAGTCTAACAG CTCAGCCAACAAGTGTCTGCTGAAGGTGGCTGCCTATGCCGCGCAGCTGGAGCAGTACCAGAAGGCAATAGAAATCTACGAGCAGGTGAGAACGTG CACGATGGATAATCCTTTGCTTAAGTATAGCGCGAAGGAGTATTTCTTCAAAGCCGCCCTGTGCCACTTCATCGTGGATGAGCTGAACGCGAAG CTCGCACTTGAGAAATACGAAGAAATGTTCCCAGCGTTCACAGATTCACGGGAATGCAAGCTATTGAAA AAACTGCTGGAAGCCCACGAGGAGCAGAACTGCGAGGCGTACACCGAGGCA GTTAAAGAATTTGATTCAATATCGCGGTTGGATCAGTGGCTTACAACCATGTTGCTTCGCATCAAGAAGTCAATCCAAGGAGAAGGGGACGGGGACCTGAAGTGA